Proteins encoded together in one Argiope bruennichi chromosome 1, qqArgBrue1.1, whole genome shotgun sequence window:
- the LOC129977713 gene encoding uncharacterized protein LOC129977713, giving the protein MKIILYIASSLSVFILFGDCAVFQTFNDDDLSSCYIHLVCVLNDTADVYQFVDNSSAQVKTKIWEYVYQVLGYKGQHSREHFEKMKDVFCNNTDEKKQLDFYEIFSFGYEYVFEVCRNPFSALCKELDELMMKISVWIKKVKESGKCDGAKPLTKPKSKPKDLFG; this is encoded by the exons atgaaaataatactttatatcgCATCGAgtttaagtgtttttattttgtttggtgACTGCGCTGTTTTTCAAACCTTTAACGACGATGATTTGAGTAGTTGCTATATACACTTGGTCTGCGTTCTAA atgatACTGCCGATGTTTACCAATTTGTGGATAACTCTTCAGCCCAG GTAAAGACAAAAATTTGGGAATATGTATATCAAGTCCTTGGATATAAAGGACAACATTCTAGAGAACATTTCGAAAAGATGAAAGATGTTTTCTGCAAcaatacagatgaaaaaaaa caATTGGACTTCTACGAAATTTTCTCCTTCGGTTATGAATACGTGTTT GAAGTTTGTCGAAACCCTTTCTCAGCATTGTGCAAGGAATTAGATGAATTAATG ATGAAGATAAGTGTTTGGATTAAAAAAGTTAAGGAGAGTGGAAAATGTGATGGAGCAAAACCATTAACGAAACCCAAAAGTAAACCAAAGGACCTTTTTGGCTGA